A part of Desulfomicrobium macestii genomic DNA contains:
- the ahbA gene encoding siroheme decarboxylase subunit alpha has protein sequence MDDFDKKILDMIQTGFPLEARPYEEIGLKVGLTEAETLARVRALTEKGVIRRIGANFQSKKLGWHSTLCSAAVPEYKLDEFIAEVNKLPGVTHNYLRQHRQNIWFTFIGPSWEDVQETLAGITRKTGISILNLPATKMYKIQVDFKMGDREE, from the coding sequence ATGGATGATTTTGACAAGAAGATCCTGGACATGATCCAAACGGGCTTCCCCCTCGAAGCCCGTCCCTATGAAGAGATCGGCCTCAAGGTCGGCCTGACCGAGGCCGAGACTCTGGCCCGCGTGCGGGCGCTGACGGAAAAAGGCGTGATCCGCCGCATCGGGGCCAACTTCCAGTCCAAGAAGCTGGGCTGGCACTCGACCCTGTGCTCCGCCGCCGTGCCCGAGTACAAGCTGGACGAATTCATCGCCGAGGTGAACAAGCTCCCAGGCGTTACGCACAACTACCTGCGCCAGCACCGTCAGAACATCTGGTTCACCTTCATCGGTCCGTCCTGGGAAGATGTGCAGGAGACCCTGGCCGGAATCACCCGCAAGACGGGCATCTCCATCCTGAACCTGCCTGCGACCAAGATGTACAAGATCCAGGTCGACTTCAAGATGGGCGACAGGGAGGAATGA
- a CDS encoding zinc-ribbon domain-containing protein: MNIICPKCGFGRTVNEEKLPPKAVMATCPKCRNRFKFREIAPLEHIEPTTDSPPPAPAFAPENRDTQEEAQGPVQPEQTPSGPVESPAPPHDEDLWNELAALKEDEDEDPHTEHQPEPSLPLWERAESGYPRAFAQTFLEVLANPKGFFSAMPVGYGMVKPLLFFLIIVQAVALSQSVWQLLGIIPPNALTENLDNTLQAALSLILYPIEVCVFLFLDTAMNHFFLRLFKADTKGFEGTFRAETYSAAPMLLMIVPYIGLPLAMIGVVVYKFLGLRHVHGATNKQVLAVLILPMLLAITVAIVLTLLTGGI, translated from the coding sequence ATGAACATCATCTGTCCCAAGTGCGGATTCGGACGCACTGTCAACGAAGAGAAGCTGCCTCCGAAAGCGGTCATGGCCACTTGTCCCAAGTGCCGGAATCGCTTCAAATTCCGTGAAATAGCTCCGCTCGAACATATCGAACCAACAACCGATTCTCCGCCTCCGGCACCAGCGTTCGCCCCTGAAAACCGGGACACGCAGGAAGAGGCCCAAGGCCCGGTGCAACCGGAGCAGACACCTTCCGGGCCCGTCGAATCGCCCGCGCCGCCGCATGACGAAGACCTTTGGAACGAACTGGCCGCGCTCAAAGAGGACGAGGACGAAGATCCCCACACCGAGCACCAGCCGGAACCGTCCCTGCCGCTGTGGGAGAGGGCCGAATCCGGCTATCCGCGCGCCTTCGCCCAGACCTTCCTTGAGGTGCTGGCCAATCCCAAGGGCTTTTTCTCGGCCATGCCCGTGGGATACGGGATGGTCAAACCGCTGCTTTTCTTCCTGATCATCGTCCAGGCCGTGGCCCTGTCCCAATCCGTCTGGCAACTCTTGGGCATCATCCCCCCGAACGCGCTGACCGAGAATCTGGACAACACGTTGCAGGCGGCTCTCTCGCTCATCCTGTACCCGATTGAAGTCTGCGTCTTCCTGTTTCTCGACACCGCCATGAACCACTTCTTTCTGCGGCTCTTCAAGGCGGACACCAAAGGCTTCGAGGGCACCTTCAGAGCCGAGACCTACAGCGCGGCGCCCATGCTGCTCATGATCGTCCCGTACATCGGCCTGCCCTTGGCCATGATCGGCGTGGTCGTGTACAAGTTTCTGGGACTGCGCCATGTGCACGGCGCCACGAACAAACAGGTGCTGGCCGTCCTGATCCTGCCCATGCTGCTGGCCATAACCGTCGCCATCGTCCTGACGCTGTTGACCGGAGGGATCTGA
- the rpe gene encoding ribulose-phosphate 3-epimerase, protein MMREFILSPSLLSSDFGALRSELTALEEAGLKWVHWDVMDGAFVPNITFGPPVIKRLRKTSRLFFDVHLMIERPERYIQEFADAGADLLCIHAESTLHLERTVSVIREAGMQVGLSLNPATPLGVVEYLLPQLDMVLIMSVNPGFGGQSFIPFCKDKIATLSGMIRSRGLSTLIQVDGGVTLDNAKELFDLGADVLVSGSAFFGFPPYAERHKAFQDAVHAK, encoded by the coding sequence ATGATGCGCGAATTCATCCTCTCGCCGTCCCTTTTGTCCTCGGATTTCGGCGCGCTACGCTCCGAGCTGACCGCCCTTGAAGAGGCCGGCCTCAAATGGGTGCACTGGGATGTCATGGATGGGGCCTTCGTGCCGAACATCACCTTCGGCCCTCCGGTCATCAAGCGCCTGCGCAAGACCTCCCGGCTCTTCTTCGACGTGCACCTCATGATCGAACGCCCCGAGCGCTACATCCAGGAGTTCGCCGACGCGGGCGCCGATCTGCTCTGCATCCACGCCGAAAGCACGCTGCACCTCGAGCGTACGGTCAGCGTCATCCGCGAGGCGGGCATGCAGGTCGGCCTGTCGCTGAATCCGGCCACGCCGCTGGGTGTCGTCGAGTATCTGCTGCCCCAGCTGGACATGGTGCTCATCATGAGCGTGAATCCGGGTTTCGGCGGCCAGTCCTTCATCCCGTTCTGCAAGGACAAGATCGCGACCCTGTCCGGCATGATCCGCTCTCGCGGGCTGTCGACACTGATTCAGGTCGACGGGGGCGTGACCCTGGACAATGCAAAAGAGCTCTTCGACCTTGGAGCCGACGTCCTGGTCTCCGGCTCGGCCTTCTTCGGGTTTCCCCCGTATGCCGAGCGGCACAAGGCGTTTCAGGATGCCGTGCACGCGAAATAG
- the ahbD gene encoding heme b synthase — MQKNPHHGAGHSGLDGPPAGHPGGHPGGHPGGKPGGHPGGMVTTLADGTPACKLIAWEVTRSCNLACKHCRAEAHLEPYEGELDTAEAKALIDTFPQVGSPIIIFTGGDPMMRADVYELIRYATDKGLRCVMSPNGTLITPETAQKMRESGVQRCSISIDGPDAQSHDEFRGVQGAFDASMRGIEYLKEAGIEFQVNTTVTRANLSSFKKIFDLCEHIGAVAWHIFLLVPTGRAAQLGAEVITGQEYEDVLNWFYDFRKTTNMHLKATCAPHYYRIMRQRAKAEGVPVTPENFGLDAMTRGCLGGTGFCFISHVGQVQPCGYLELDCGNIRTTPFPEIWRSSKQFKQFRTQEDYEGKCGICEYHKVCGGCRARAYSMNDNYMGEEPLCTYIPKLAERRKA, encoded by the coding sequence ATGCAAAAAAATCCTCATCACGGCGCAGGCCATTCGGGTCTGGACGGGCCCCCTGCCGGGCATCCGGGTGGTCACCCGGGTGGACATCCCGGGGGCAAACCCGGCGGACACCCGGGCGGCATGGTCACGACCCTGGCCGACGGCACCCCGGCCTGCAAGCTCATCGCCTGGGAAGTGACCCGCTCCTGCAACCTGGCCTGCAAGCACTGCCGGGCCGAGGCGCACCTGGAACCCTACGAGGGCGAGCTGGACACGGCCGAGGCCAAGGCGCTCATCGACACCTTTCCGCAAGTCGGCAGCCCGATCATCATCTTCACTGGCGGCGATCCCATGATGCGCGCCGATGTCTATGAGCTCATCCGCTACGCCACCGACAAGGGCCTGCGCTGCGTCATGTCGCCCAACGGGACGCTGATCACCCCGGAAACCGCGCAGAAGATGCGCGAGTCCGGAGTGCAGCGCTGCTCCATCTCCATCGATGGTCCCGACGCGCAAAGCCACGACGAGTTTCGCGGCGTGCAGGGCGCGTTCGACGCTTCCATGCGTGGCATCGAGTACCTGAAGGAAGCTGGCATCGAATTCCAGGTCAACACCACCGTGACCCGTGCGAACCTGAGCAGCTTCAAGAAGATCTTCGACCTTTGCGAACACATAGGCGCCGTGGCCTGGCACATCTTCCTGCTGGTGCCCACGGGCCGGGCCGCCCAGCTCGGAGCCGAGGTCATCACGGGCCAGGAATACGAGGACGTGCTCAACTGGTTCTATGATTTCCGCAAGACCACGAACATGCACTTAAAGGCCACCTGCGCCCCGCACTACTACCGCATCATGCGTCAGCGGGCCAAGGCCGAGGGCGTGCCGGTCACACCCGAAAACTTCGGCCTCGACGCCATGACCAGGGGCTGTCTCGGCGGAACCGGCTTCTGCTTCATCTCCCACGTCGGCCAGGTCCAGCCCTGCGGCTACCTGGAGCTGGACTGCGGCAACATCCGTACCACCCCGTTTCCGGAAATCTGGCGTTCATCGAAGCAATTCAAGCAGTTTCGCACCCAGGAAGATTACGAAGGCAAGTGCGGCATCTGTGAATACCACAAGGTCTGCGGCGGCTGCCGTGCCCGGGCGTACTCCATGAACGACAACTACATGGGCGAAGAACCGCTGTGCACGTACATTCCCAAACTCGCCGAACGGCGCAAAGCCTGA
- the ahbC gene encoding 12,18-didecarboxysiroheme deacetylase, with protein MIGISKLYCGTVEPSDALRYGRDSAQLPSHLLQFAKDKKPVVVWNMTQRCNLKCVHCYAHAVEPSNHKDPISTDQAKAMIDDLAKFGAPVILFSGGEPLVREDLVDLAKYATSTGMRAVISTNGTLITKAKARELKEVGLSYVGISLDGAETVHDQFRGVTGAYKLALKGMENCQAEGLKVGLRFTINKRNAAEIPHLFDLVESLEVPRICFYHLVYSGRGSELIKEDLDHAETRAVVDLIMDRTRALHDKGKPKEVLTVDNHADGPYVYYRLLKEDPARAAEVMELLKMNEGNSSGRGIGCISWDGAVHADQFMRHHTFGNVLERPFSEIWVDEKIELLHKLKDKRPHVKGRCATCRFLNICGGNFRARAEAFYDDFWAHDPACYLTDEEISGEKL; from the coding sequence ATGATCGGTATTTCAAAATTATACTGCGGCACGGTGGAACCTTCCGATGCACTTCGCTACGGACGCGATTCCGCCCAACTCCCCTCTCACCTGCTGCAGTTCGCCAAGGACAAGAAGCCCGTTGTGGTCTGGAACATGACCCAGCGCTGCAATCTCAAATGCGTGCACTGCTACGCCCACGCCGTGGAACCGAGCAATCACAAGGACCCCATCTCCACGGATCAGGCCAAGGCCATGATCGACGACCTGGCCAAGTTCGGCGCGCCGGTCATCCTCTTTTCCGGCGGCGAACCTCTGGTACGCGAAGATCTGGTGGACCTGGCCAAATACGCCACCTCCACGGGCATGCGCGCGGTCATCTCCACCAACGGGACGCTCATCACCAAGGCCAAGGCCCGCGAACTCAAGGAAGTCGGACTGTCCTACGTCGGCATCTCCCTTGACGGCGCCGAGACCGTGCACGACCAGTTTCGCGGCGTGACCGGCGCCTACAAACTGGCGCTCAAGGGCATGGAAAACTGTCAGGCCGAAGGGCTCAAGGTGGGACTCAGGTTCACCATCAACAAGCGCAACGCCGCCGAGATTCCGCACCTCTTCGATCTGGTCGAATCCCTGGAAGTGCCGCGTATCTGTTTTTATCATCTGGTCTATTCGGGCCGCGGTTCCGAACTGATCAAGGAAGATCTGGATCACGCCGAGACCCGCGCCGTGGTCGACCTGATCATGGACCGCACCCGCGCCCTGCATGACAAGGGCAAGCCCAAGGAAGTGTTGACCGTGGACAACCACGCCGACGGCCCCTACGTCTACTATCGCCTGCTCAAGGAAGATCCGGCCCGCGCCGCCGAGGTCATGGAACTTTTGAAGATGAACGAAGGCAACTCCTCGGGACGCGGCATCGGCTGCATCTCCTGGGACGGCGCCGTGCACGCGGACCAGTTCATGCGTCACCACACCTTCGGCAACGTCTTGGAGCGCCCCTTCTCCGAGATCTGGGTCGACGAAAAGATCGAACTTCTGCACAAGCTCAAGGACAAGCGCCCGCATGTGAAGGGCCGTTGCGCCACCTGCCGTTTCCTGAACATCTGCGGCGGCAACTTCCGGGCCCGCGCCGAAGCCTTTTACGACGACTTCTGGGCTCACGATCCGGCCTGTTATCTGACCGACGAGGAAATCAGCGGCGAAAAGCTCTAG
- the crcB gene encoding fluoride efflux transporter CrcB yields MSKIALIALAGACGTLCRYWLSGLVYNVMGRDFPWGTWAVNITGCFLFGLVWILSEERGLLSAQARILILTGFMGAFTTFSTFIFESGGILDDGQWLKLALNLAGQNVVGFAALYLGTGLGRIV; encoded by the coding sequence ATGTCGAAAATTGCCTTGATCGCCCTGGCCGGGGCGTGTGGAACACTGTGCCGCTACTGGCTTTCGGGGCTGGTCTACAATGTCATGGGGCGGGACTTTCCCTGGGGCACCTGGGCGGTGAACATCACGGGCTGCTTCCTGTTCGGGCTGGTCTGGATTCTGTCCGAGGAGCGGGGGCTCCTGTCGGCGCAGGCCCGCATCCTGATTCTCACCGGCTTCATGGGCGCGTTCACGACCTTCTCGACCTTCATCTTCGAAAGCGGCGGCATCCTTGACGACGGCCAGTGGCTCAAGCTGGCCCTCAATCTGGCTGGGCAGAATGTGGTGGGGTTCGCGGCCCTTTACCTGGGCACGGGACTGGGCAGGATCGTTTAG
- the hemB gene encoding porphobilinogen synthase — MNTFHRGRRLRSRSVLRDMVRESRLGREDLIQPYFVVESDPDFKKPISSMPGQFQLGLNQLLSEVGPAVDAGLKSLILFGIPVEKDPAGTQAYAENGIVQEAIRRIKSRWPELIVVADTCLCEYTSHGHCGLVSPEGVVQNDPTLALLARTAVAQAQAGADIIAPSDMMDGRVAAIREALDEKGFLDTPIMSYAVKYSSAFYGPFRDAAESAPKFGDRKTYQMDPANWREGLREAAADVEEGADILMVKPGLPYLDIIRLVRDNFDLPVAAYQVSGEYSQIKAAAMNGWIDETAVALESLIAFKRAGADLILSYFTQDLLKAGHV, encoded by the coding sequence ATGAACACCTTTCATCGCGGCCGCCGGCTGCGTTCAAGGAGCGTCCTGCGGGACATGGTGAGGGAGAGCCGGCTGGGACGGGAGGACCTGATCCAGCCGTATTTCGTGGTCGAATCGGACCCGGACTTCAAGAAGCCCATCAGCTCCATGCCCGGACAGTTCCAGCTGGGCCTGAACCAGCTCCTGAGCGAAGTGGGTCCGGCCGTGGATGCGGGTCTCAAAAGCCTCATCCTCTTCGGCATCCCCGTTGAAAAAGATCCGGCCGGCACCCAGGCCTATGCCGAAAACGGCATCGTGCAGGAAGCCATCCGCCGCATCAAGAGCCGCTGGCCCGAGCTGATCGTGGTCGCGGACACCTGCCTGTGCGAATACACCTCCCACGGGCACTGCGGACTGGTCTCCCCCGAAGGCGTAGTCCAGAATGATCCGACCCTGGCGCTGCTGGCCCGCACGGCAGTGGCCCAGGCCCAGGCCGGCGCGGACATCATCGCGCCCTCGGACATGATGGACGGTCGGGTGGCTGCCATCCGGGAAGCCCTCGATGAAAAGGGTTTCCTGGACACGCCCATCATGTCCTACGCGGTCAAGTACTCCTCGGCCTTTTACGGCCCCTTCCGCGACGCGGCCGAAAGCGCGCCCAAATTCGGAGACCGCAAGACCTACCAGATGGACCCCGCCAACTGGCGCGAGGGCCTGCGCGAAGCCGCCGCCGACGTGGAAGAGGGCGCGGACATCCTCATGGTCAAACCGGGCCTGCCCTATCTGGACATCATCCGTCTGGTCCGTGACAACTTCGACCTGCCCGTAGCCGCATATCAGGTCAGCGGGGAATACAGCCAGATCAAGGCAGCGGCCATGAACGGCTGGATCGACGAAACCGCCGTGGCGCTCGAAAGCCTCATCGCATTCAAGCGGGCCGGCGCGGACCTGATCCTCTCCTACTTCACCCAAGACCTGCTCAAGGCGGGACACGTATAA